Proteins encoded together in one Lysinibacter cavernae window:
- a CDS encoding YbhB/YbcL family Raf kinase inhibitor-like protein: MLNYNPYDLLDPVAEFAVTSTDISDGTLMGSIHYDTDNGGTDTSPQLSWSGFPAETKSFAVTCFDPDAPTASGFWHWAVLNIPAGITDLATGAGSPDSALLPPQAVTLPNEVRLTSYTGAAPPEGTGVHRYLFVVHAVDVERLDIPNTMTPAVLGFNLHFHTLGRAILTGLGEYGTHEADDRIG; encoded by the coding sequence ATGCTGAATTACAATCCATACGACCTCCTTGATCCCGTTGCAGAGTTTGCGGTCACGAGCACCGATATCAGCGATGGAACGCTTATGGGAAGCATCCACTACGACACCGACAACGGCGGGACCGACACGTCGCCCCAGCTCAGCTGGTCTGGTTTTCCAGCCGAAACCAAGAGCTTCGCCGTCACCTGCTTCGACCCGGATGCCCCAACCGCCTCTGGCTTTTGGCACTGGGCCGTGTTGAACATCCCTGCTGGCATCACCGACCTCGCAACCGGCGCAGGATCCCCCGACAGCGCGCTTCTCCCGCCGCAGGCCGTCACCCTGCCAAACGAAGTTCGACTCACGAGCTATACGGGCGCGGCTCCGCCTGAGGGCACAGGCGTGCACCGCTACCTCTTTGTGGTCCACGCTGTGGATGTTGAACGTCTCGACATCCCAAACACCATGACCCCCGCAGTTCTCGGCTTCAACCTGCACTTCCACACCCTCGGACGGGCGATCCTCACTGGGCTCGGCGAATACGGCACCCACGAGGCAGACGACCGCATCGGGTGA
- a CDS encoding SDR family oxidoreductase, whose translation MTTSLSTVVIVGGHGQIALHLTRILSSAGTAVIGTIRNPAQAADIEAAGGTAAIVDLENDSAEDLAKVLNGADAVVFSAGAGPGSTAERKRTVDYGGAVLTADAAAIAGVSRLVQISAIRVEEPLPEGTEPVWAAYVIAKRDADHYVRDTSLDWTILRPGRLTNEPATGNVVLGEDLESAEITREDVAATVAHVLDDPSTIHKTLDVVNA comes from the coding sequence ATGACAACATCGCTCTCAACCGTTGTAATCGTTGGCGGACACGGCCAGATTGCCCTTCACCTCACCCGCATCCTGTCATCGGCCGGCACCGCGGTGATCGGCACCATCAGAAACCCGGCACAGGCCGCCGATATCGAGGCGGCAGGCGGAACCGCTGCCATAGTCGACCTTGAGAACGACTCAGCCGAGGATCTGGCCAAGGTTCTCAACGGTGCCGACGCCGTCGTTTTTTCGGCCGGTGCCGGACCAGGCTCAACCGCGGAACGCAAGCGAACCGTCGACTACGGCGGGGCAGTACTCACCGCAGATGCCGCGGCAATTGCCGGGGTCTCACGGCTCGTGCAGATCTCGGCCATCCGAGTTGAAGAGCCGCTCCCAGAAGGCACCGAACCGGTGTGGGCTGCATACGTTATTGCCAAGCGCGACGCCGACCACTACGTTCGGGATACCTCGCTCGACTGGACCATTCTTCGCCCAGGCCGTCTCACCAACGAACCGGCAACAGGAAATGTTGTCCTCGGCGAAGACCTCGAATCCGCTGAAATTACGCGCGAGGATGTTGCCGCGACCGTCGCACACGTACTCGACGATCCAAGCACGATCCACAAAACCCTCGACGTCGTGAACGCGTAG
- a CDS encoding M20 metallopeptidase family protein encodes MTVDTAIARARADQPGLHEELVAIRRELHAHPEVGLNLPKTQATVLDELADLDLEITVGEQLSSVVAVLRGTKPVDPALPRRSVLLRADMDALPVVEKTGLPFSSQNGNMHACGHDLHVAGLLGAAKLLSAARSEIAGDVILMFQPGEEGYDGAKIMLDEGVLAASGNYPDAVYGVHVLADLPTGLVMTRPGPYMAAYSQLNVTVHGRGGHGSRPHDTLDPIQVAAEIIGSLQTYVTRRFNVFNPVILTVGEFHAGTATNVVPDMAEFRAGVRYFTPAIETRLASELPELIQGIAEAHGLSAQVSVIPLLPAAINDPAEAELMISTATALFGADRIEVAQDPRTGSEDFAWVMREAPGGYAHFGAGTRGLEPSEWAPNHSPRAIFNDDVLIDQAVFLASMAINRLDIPAPAERSAHDRMPVRPARPRAVTEG; translated from the coding sequence ATGACTGTTGACACCGCGATAGCGCGAGCGCGCGCCGATCAACCGGGACTTCACGAGGAACTTGTTGCCATTCGGCGCGAGCTTCACGCGCATCCAGAGGTCGGGCTCAACCTTCCGAAGACCCAGGCCACGGTGCTTGACGAGCTGGCAGACCTCGATCTGGAGATCACGGTTGGCGAGCAACTCTCATCCGTTGTCGCCGTGCTTCGCGGGACAAAACCCGTCGACCCTGCCCTTCCCCGACGATCGGTGTTGCTCAGGGCAGACATGGATGCCCTCCCCGTTGTCGAGAAGACCGGCCTGCCATTCTCCTCGCAGAACGGCAATATGCACGCGTGCGGTCACGACCTCCACGTGGCTGGACTTCTTGGCGCGGCCAAGCTGTTGAGCGCTGCTCGCAGTGAGATTGCCGGTGACGTCATCCTCATGTTCCAGCCTGGCGAAGAGGGGTACGACGGGGCGAAGATCATGCTTGATGAGGGCGTGCTTGCTGCATCAGGCAACTACCCGGATGCCGTATACGGCGTCCATGTGCTTGCCGACCTCCCGACCGGCCTGGTCATGACTCGGCCTGGTCCATATATGGCGGCGTACTCGCAACTGAACGTGACCGTTCACGGCAGGGGTGGGCACGGATCGCGTCCCCACGACACGCTCGACCCCATCCAGGTTGCCGCCGAGATTATCGGCTCGCTGCAGACCTACGTCACCCGCAGATTCAACGTGTTCAACCCAGTGATTCTGACGGTTGGTGAGTTCCATGCCGGTACTGCCACCAACGTTGTTCCCGATATGGCCGAGTTCAGGGCTGGGGTTCGGTATTTCACGCCTGCCATCGAGACACGCCTCGCCTCTGAGCTGCCCGAGCTCATCCAGGGCATCGCGGAGGCGCACGGGCTCAGCGCCCAGGTGTCCGTCATCCCGCTGCTTCCCGCCGCAATCAATGACCCGGCAGAGGCCGAGCTGATGATCAGCACCGCGACGGCGCTCTTCGGAGCTGATCGCATCGAGGTCGCCCAAGATCCCCGCACCGGTTCAGAAGACTTTGCCTGGGTTATGCGCGAGGCCCCCGGTGGCTATGCGCACTTTGGTGCGGGCACCAGAGGGCTTGAGCCGTCGGAATGGGCGCCGAATCATTCCCCTAGGGCGATTTTTAACGATGATGTGCTCATCGACCAGGCCGTGTTCCTTGCCAGCATGGCGATTAACCGGCTGGATATTCCTGCGCCAGCCGAGCGTTCAGCTCACGACCGGATGCCTGTGCGCCCGGCACGACCACGGGCCGTTACCGAGGGATAA
- a CDS encoding SGNH/GDSL hydrolase family protein — MAEIKYVALGDSFTEGVGDDLPGGAYPGDRVRGWADLVAEGLARSSTDPVYYANFAIRGRLLGPIIAEQLPPALALAPTIVTFNGGGNDILRPKANLAHLVAQVADVVHQVKQTGSQLVLLSGGNPTKGLPLRGAIEKKGDALNDAVRALAAKNALPFADNWTDHELAGSQYWALDRLHLNEIGHHRVAARVLAAMGVEAPSDWVTRAPAPRAKPGARENAKYYREHVMPWVQRRLTGRSSGDGRVAKYHEWTLISPTPPQE; from the coding sequence ATGGCTGAGATTAAATATGTGGCGCTCGGAGACAGCTTCACCGAGGGTGTTGGTGATGATCTTCCCGGCGGCGCATATCCGGGAGACCGGGTCAGAGGGTGGGCCGACCTCGTTGCGGAGGGGCTTGCCCGCTCATCCACAGACCCCGTGTACTACGCCAACTTCGCCATCCGCGGCCGGTTGCTTGGCCCGATCATCGCGGAGCAATTGCCGCCTGCCTTGGCCCTCGCCCCAACCATCGTGACGTTTAACGGCGGAGGCAACGACATCCTTCGACCAAAGGCAAATCTCGCCCATCTGGTCGCGCAGGTTGCCGACGTTGTGCATCAGGTGAAGCAAACCGGTTCGCAGCTTGTGCTTCTGAGCGGGGGAAACCCAACAAAGGGCCTCCCGCTGCGCGGAGCCATCGAGAAGAAGGGTGATGCGCTCAACGACGCCGTGCGTGCCCTCGCGGCAAAGAATGCGCTCCCGTTTGCGGATAACTGGACCGACCACGAACTGGCTGGTTCCCAATACTGGGCCCTCGACCGGCTGCACCTTAACGAAATCGGGCACCACAGGGTGGCCGCGCGCGTGCTCGCCGCCATGGGGGTTGAAGCCCCCTCCGACTGGGTCACGCGGGCACCGGCTCCGCGGGCGAAGCCTGGAGCACGCGAGAATGCCAAGTACTACCGCGAACACGTTATGCCGTGGGTGCAGCGCAGGCTCACCGGACGGTCCTCTGGTGACGGGCGCGTGGCGAAGTATCACGAATGGACCCTGATCAGCCCAACGCCGCCGCAGGAGTAA